A DNA window from Patagioenas fasciata isolate bPatFas1 chromosome 1, bPatFas1.hap1, whole genome shotgun sequence contains the following coding sequences:
- the CHD4 gene encoding chromodomain-helicase-DNA-binding protein 4 isoform X6, translated as MASGIGSPSPCSGGSDDDEMEILLNNAIPQHLEPEEEPEEELLSEAETPKIKKKKKPKKLKEPKVPKLSKRQKKELGDSSGEGNEFVEEEEEVLRSDSEGSDYTPGKKKKKKLGPKKEKKNKAKRKEEEEEEEEDDDSKEPKSSAQLLEDWGMEDIDHIFTEEDYRTLTNYKAFSQFVRPLIAAKNPKIAVSKMMMVLGAKWREFSTNNPFKGSSGASVAAAAAAAVAVVESMVTNVDTVLPQPPVDVPLRKAKTKEGKGPNARRKPKASPRVPDIKKPKTKKVAPLKIKLGGFGSKRKRSSSEDDDLDVESDFDDASINSYSVSDGSTSRSSRSRKKLKAGKKKKKGEEDSTVAVDGYETDHQDYCEVCQQGGEIILCDTCPRAYHMVCLDPDMEKAPEGKWSCPHCEKEGIQWEAKEDNSEGEEILEDVVGDAEEEDDHHMEFCRVCKDGGELLCCDACPSSYHIHCLNPPLPEIPNGEWLCPRCTCPALKGKVQKILIWKWGQPPVGPPPPRPPDADPNAPPPKPLEGRPERQFFVKWQGMSYWHCSWVSELQLELHCQVMFRNYQRKNDMDEPPSGDFGGEEEKSRKRKNKDPKYAEMEERFYRYGIKPEWMMIHRILNHSVDKKGNVHYLIKWRDLPYDQASWESEDVDIQDYDLYKQGYWNHRELMRGEEGRPGKKLKKVKMRKLERPPETPTVDPTVKYDRQPEYLDVTGGTLHPYQLEGLNWLRFSWAQGTDTILADEMGLGKTVQTAVFLYSLYKEGHSKGPFLVSAPLSTIINWEREFEMWAPDMYVVTYVGDKDSRAIIRENEFTFEDNAIRGGKKASRMKKEAAVKFHVLLTSYELITIDMAILGSIDWACLIVDEAHRLKNNQSKFFRVLNGYSLQHKLLLTGTPLQNNLEELFHLLNFLTPERFHNLEGFLEEFADIAKEDQIKKLHDMLGPHMLRRLKADVFKNMPSKTELIVRVELSPMQKKYYKYILTRNFEALNARGGGNQVSLLNVVMDLKKCCNHPYLFPVAAMEAPKMPNGMYDGSALIRASGKLLLLQKMLKNLKEGGHRVLIFSQMTKMLDLLEDFLEHEGYKYERIDGGITGNMRQEAIDRFNAPGAQQFCFLLSTRAGGLGINLATADTVIIYDSDWNPHNDIQAFSRAHRIGQNKKVMIYRFVTRASVEERITQVAKKKMMLTHLVVRPGLGSKTGSMSKQELDDILKFGTEELFKDEATEGGDNKEGEDSSVIHYDDKAIERLLDRNQDETEDTELQGMNEYLSSFKVAQYVVREEEMGEEEEVEREIIKQEESVDPDYWEKLLRHHYEQQQEDLARNLGKGKRIRKQVNYNDGSQEDRDWQDDQSDNQSDYSVASEEGDEDFDERSEAARRPSRKGLRNDKDKPLPPLLARVGGNIEVLGFNARQRKAFLNAIMRYGMPPQDAFTTQWLVRDLRGKSEKEFKAYVSLFMRHLCEPGADGAETFADGVPREGLSRQHVLTRIGVMSLIRKKVQEFEHVNGRWSMPELAEIEENKKLSQPSSPSPKTPTPSTPGDTQPNTPAPVPPAEEGVKVEEGGSAKEQGESSEPEKELSASATESEVPMEQCVQPVETPPQEAKSPVNPTEADEKKVEEPEVKERPDEPMEVESKADVEKVEDRAPIENPPEPPIITLDEKDEKKDDDKRDVVMLQNGEMLKESVDERHKKGVKQRFMFNIADGGFTELHSLWQNEERAATVTKKTYEIWHRRHDYWLLAGIINHGYARWQDIQNDPRYAILNEPFKGEMNRGNFLEIKNKFLARRFKLLEQALVIEEQLRRAAYLNMSEDPSHPSMALNTRFAEVECLAESHQHLSKESMAGNKPANAVLHKVLKQLEELLSDMKADVTRLPATIARIPPVAVRLQMSERNILSRLANRSSEPPPPPPPQQVAQQQ; from the exons ATGGCATCGGGCATTGGATCTCCGTCGCCGTGCTCAGGGGGCAGTGATGATGATGAGATGGAGATCCTCTTGAACAACGCTATCCCCCAGCATCTAG AGCCTGAAGAAGAGCCTGAGGAAGAGCTGCTGTCAGAGGCTGAGACACCCAAaatcaagaagaagaagaagcccAAGAAACTAAAGGAACCCAAAGTGCCCAAGCTCAGCAAGCGTCAGAAGAAGGAG ctgggGGACAGCTCTGGTGAGGGGAATGAGTTtgtggaggaagaagaggaggttcTACGCTCTGACAGTGAGGGCAGCGACTACactcctggaaagaagaaaaagaagaaattaggacccaagaaggaaaagaaaaataaagccaagcgcaaggaagaggaagaagaggaggaagaagatgatGACTCAAAG GAGCCAAAGTCATCTGCTCAGCTCCTGGAAGACTGGGGCATGGAGGATATTGATCATATCTTCACAGAGGAGGATTACCGCACACTCACCAACTACAAAGCTTTCAGCCAGTTTGTCAG GCCACTTATTGCAGCAAAGAACCCTAAAATAGCAGTGTCGAAGATGATGATGGTACTGGGAGCCAAATGGAGAGAGTTTAGCACAAATAACCCCTTCAAGGGAAGTTCAGGTGCATctgtggcagctgctgcagcggcAGCTGTTGCAGTAGTGGAGAGTATGGTGACCAATGTGGATACCGTCCTGCCACAGCCCCCTGTAGATGTGCCACTCAGGAAAGCCAAGACAAAGGAGGGCAAAG GACCCAATGCCCGTCGGAAGCCAAAGGCCAGTCCTCGTGTTCCTGATATCAAGAAACCTAAAACAAAGAAGGTGGCACCTTTGAAAATCAAACTGGGAGGATTTGGCTCCAAGCGTAAAAGATCATCA AGTGAAGATGATGATCTGGATGTGGAGTCAGACTTCGATGATGCCAGTATCAATAGCTACTCTGTTTCAGATGGATCTACAAGCCGAAGTAGCCGCAGTCGCAAAAAACTCAaagctgggaaaaagaaaaagaaag GTGAGGAGGACTCCACGGTGGCTGTGGATGGCTATGAGACTGATCACCAGGACTACTGTGAGGTGTGCCAGCAGGGGGGAGAAATTATATTGTGTGATACCTGTCCTCGTGCCTACCACATGGTTTGCCTGGACCCAGACATGGAGAAAGCCCCAGAGGGCAAATGGAGCTGCCCACACTGT GAAAAAGAGGGCATTCAGTGGGAAGCAAAGGAGGATAACTCTGAGGGTGAGGAAATATtggaggatgttgtgggggatgcTGAGGAAGAGGATGACCACCATATGGAGTTCTGTAGAGTCTGCAAGGATGGAGGAGAGCTGCTGTGCTGTGATGCCTGTCCTTCATCCTATCATATCCACTGTCTGAATCCCCCATTGCCAGAGATTCCCAACGGAGAGTGGCTGTGTCCTCGCTGCACT TGCCCAGCTTTGAAAGGAAAAGTGCAGAAGATCTTGATCTGGAAATGGGGTCAGCCCCCAGTTGGTCCCCCACCACCACGTCCACCTGATGCAGACCCTAATGCTCCTCCGCCTAAGCCTCTGGAGGGCCGGCCTGAAAGACAGTTCTTTGTTAAATGGCAGGGCATGTCCTACTGGCACTGTTCCTGGGTGTCAGAGTTGCAG CTGGAGCTGCACTGCCAGGTCATGTTTCGTAACTACCAGCGCAAAAATGATATGGATGAGCCACCCTCAGGGGACTTtggaggggaagaggagaaaagtcgaaagagaaaaaacaaggaCCCCAAATATGCTGAGATGGAGGAACGCTTCTATCGCTACGGGATCAAGCCTGAGTGGATGATGATCCACAGGATCCTTAATCATAG TGTGGATAAAAAGGGGAATGTCCACTATTTAATTAAATGGAGGGACCTACCCTATGACCAGGCATCCTGGGAAAGTGAGGATGTGGATATCCAAGATTATGACCTCTACAAGCAAGGCTACTGGAATCATAG GGAGCTGATGAGAGGTGAAGAGGGCAGGCCTGGTAAGAAGTTAAAGAAAGTGAAGATGCGGAAACTGGAAAGGCCCCCTGAGACTCCCACAGTAGAT CCAACAGTGAAATATGACCGGCAACCAGAGTACCTCGATGTAACGGGAGGGACCTTACATCCCTACCAGCTGGAAGGACTGAACTGGCTGCGCTTCTCTTGGGCCCAGGGCACAGATACAATCTTGGCCGATGAGATGGGTCTGGGAAAGACTGTGCAGACAGCTGTGTTCCTGTATTCCTTATACAAAGAG GGCCACTCAAAAGGTCCCTTCTTGGTGAGTGCCCCACTGTCCACAATCATCAACTGGGAACGAGAATTTGAGATGTGGGCCCCAGATATGTATGTAGTGACCTATGTCGGGGACAAAGACAGCCGGGCCATCATCCGTGAGAATGAATTCACTTTTGAGGATAATGCCATACGTGGAGGCAAAAAAGCATCCAGAATGAAG AAGGAGGCTGCTGTGAAGTTCCATGTGCTTCTCACTTCCTATGAACTGATCACAATTGACATGGCCATACTGGGCTCTATTGACTGGGCCTGTCTCATTGTGGATGAAGCTCACAGACTGAAGAACAACCAGTCTAAG TTCTTCCGGGTGCTGAACGGTTACTCCCTCCAGCACAAACTGCTGCTTACAGGAACTCCCCTGCAGAACAACCTGGAAGAACTGTTCCACCTGCTGAACTTCCTGACACCAGAGAGATTCCA TAACTTGGAGGGCTTCCTAGAAGAGTTTGCAGATATTGCCAAGGAAGACCAGATCAAGAAGCTGCATGACATGCTGGGCCCACACATGCTGAGGCGTCTCAAAGCTGATGTTTTCAAGAATATGCCGTCAAAGACTGAACTCATTGTCAGAGTGGAGCTGAGCCCCATGCAGAA gaAATATTATAAATACATTTTGACAAGAAACTTTGAGGCACTGAACGCACGGGGTGGTGGTAACCAAGTCTCCTTGCTCAATGTTGTTATGGATCTGAAGAAGTGCTGTAACCACCCCTACCTCTTCCCTGTGGCTGCTATG gAAGCTCCAAAAATGCCAAATGGCATGTATGATGGTAGTGCTCTTATTCGAGCCTCTGGAAAACTGTTGCTGCTGCAGAAGATGTTGAAGAACCTTAAGGAAGGAGGTCACAGGGTGCTCATATTCTCTCAG ATGACTAAAATGTTGGACCTTCTAGAAGACTTTTTGGAACATGAAGGGTACAAATATGAGCGGATTGATGGAGGAATCACAGGGAACATGCGTCAGGAGGCTATTGATCGTTTCAATG CTCCTGGTGCTCAGCAgttctgctttctgctttctACTCGAGCTGGGGGTCTTGGTATTAACTTGGCCACAGCAGATACTGTGATTATCTATGATTCAGACTGGAACCCCCACAATGACATCCAG GCCTTCAGTCGTGCACACAGAATTGGACAGAACAAGAAAGTGATGATATACCGCTTTGTGACAAGGGCCTCAGTGGAGGAGCGTATCactcaggtggccaagaagaaAATGATGCTAACTCATCTGGTAGTGAGACCAGGGTTGGGCTCCAAAACAGGCTCCATGTCCAAACAGGAACTTGATGACATTCTCAAATTTGGCACTGAAGAGCTCTTCAAGGATGAGGCTACTGAGGGGG GGGATAACAAGGAAGGTGAGGACAGCAGTGTCATCCACTATGATGACAAAGCAATTGAGCGTCTCTTGGATCGGAACCAGGATGAAACAGAAGATACAGAACTTCAGGGCATGAATGAGTATCTCAGCTCTTTCAAAGTGGCCCAGTATGTGGTTCGTGAAGAGGAGATGGGG gaggaagaggaggttgaACGAGAGATCATTAAGCAGGAGGAGTCAGTGGATCCTGATTACTGGGAGAAACTGCTGCGTCACCATTATGAACAGCAACAGGAGGATCTGGCCAGGAATCTGGGCAAGGGCAAACGTATTCGCAAGCAAGTTAACTACAATGATGGCTCACAGGAGGACAGAG acTGGCAGGATGACCAGTCAGATAATCAGTCAGACTAttcagttgcttctgaagaaggagacGAGGACTTCGATGAGAGGTCTGAAG CAGCTCGTCGGCCTAGCCGCAAAGGCCTGAGAAACGATAAGGATAAGCCTCTGCCTCCCTTACTTGCCCGTGTGGGAGGGAACATTGAG GTCTTGGGTTTCAATGCCCGCCAGCGGAAAGCCTTCCTCAATGCTATCATGCGCTATGGAATGCCACCTCAGGATGCCTTCACCACTCAGTGGCTTGTTCGGGACCTCCGTGGCAAGTCAGAGAAAGAGTTCAA GGCCTATGTCTCCTTGTTCATGCGTCATTTATGTGAACCTGGAGCTGATGGTGCAGAGACCTTTGCAGATGGGGTCCCACGGGAAGGTCTTTCTCGACAGCATGTCCTTACTCGCATTGGGGTCATGTCTCTTATACGCAAAAAG GTGCAGGAATTTGAGCATGTGAATGGCCGTTGGAGTATGCCAGAACTGGCAGAGATAGAGGAGAACAAGAAACTTTCACAGCCAAGCTCACCCTCTCCCAAAACTCCAACTCCTTCAACACCAGGGGATACGCAACCAAATACACCTGCCCCTGTCCCTCCAGCTG AAGAAGGAGTAAAAGTAGAAGAAGGAGGCAGTGCAAAGGAGCAAGGAGAGTCATCTGAGCCTGAGAAAGAACTTAGTGCCTCTGCTACTGAATCAGAGGTCCCTATGGAG CAATGTGTCCAGCCTGTGGAGACACCACCACAGGAAGCAAAATCCCCGGTGAACCCCACAGAAGCGGATGAAAAAAAAGTAGAGGAACCAGAGGTGAAGGAAAGACCAGATGAGCCAATGGAAGTAGAAAGCAAAG CTGATGTGGAGAAAGTGGAAGACAGAGCACCTATTGAGAATCCCCCTGAACCTCCTATAATCACTCTGGATGAGAAAG ATGAGAAAAAGGATGATGATAAGAGAGATGTGGTGATGCTGCAGAATGGAGAGATGCTGAAAGAGTCAGTAGATGAAAGGCACAAGAAGGGAGTAAAGCAGCGCTTCATGTTCAACATAGCAGATGGTGGCTTCACTG AACTACACTCCCTGTGGCAGAACGAAGAGCGAGCTGCAACTGTCACAAAGAAGACCTATGAGATCTGGCATCGGCGTCATGACTACTGGCTCCTTGCTGGAATTATCAA TCATGGCTATGCCCGTTGGCAGGATATTCAGAATGATCCACGTTACGCCATCCTCAATGAACCCTTCAAGGGTGAGATGAACAGGGGTAACTTCCTGGAAATAAAGAATAAGTTCTTGGCAAGGAGATTTAAG CTCCTGGAGCAAGCGCTGGTGATTGAGGAGCAGTTGCGGCGAGCTGCCTATCTGAACATGTCAGAAGACCCATCTCATCCATCTATGGCTCTGAACACACGTTTCGCAGAGGTGGAATGCCTGGCTGAGAGCCACCAGCACCTCTCCAAGGAGTCAATGGCTGGGAATAAACCAGCCAACGCAGTGCTGCACAAAG TTCtgaagcagctggaggagctgttGAGTGACATGAAGGCAGATGTGACTCGTCTGCCTGCCACCATTGCCCGTATCCCCCCTGTGGCAGTGCGCCTCCAGATGTCCGAGCGCAACATCCTCAGTCGGCTGGCTAACCGCAGTAGTGAGCCCCCTccaccaccccctccccagcAA GTGGCCCAGCAGCAGTGA